ATCCATTTCCTTGAACACTAATTTCTATATTTCCATCATCATTTATAATGTTTATTGTATAAATAGTTCTTATAGTAGATTTTTTCTTAGTTTTAAGTGTAGTAAAACTTTGGAAATCATGTTCCCCTACTAAAATTTCTGCTGCTTTTCTCATTTTTTCGATATTTAATGGTAATGGTACATGGTAATCATATTTTCTGGTAAATACATCATGTACTTTATTATTGCATATATTATATATGTACTTTTTAACCTTAGCATTATATCTCGCATGAAAATTAAGATCTACTTCCTCAACACTTTTTATTACAATATCTTCTGGTAAAAATTCATAACAATAACTTCGCATTTTATGTGTAGGCATTGTACAGTCTGTTCTAAAATTAGCAACTTGGTTTGATGCATGTACTCCTGCATCAGTTCTTCCAGAAGCAGTTATTTCAATGTTTTCTTCTGCCATCTTGCTTAAAACTGCTTCTATTTTGTGTTGAATTGTATTATCACTGTCTCCAAGCCTCTGCCATCCTTTATACCTAGTACCATCATATTCAATTACAATTTTTATATTTCTCATATTTTTTATTTATCCTACCTTCTATTTTAGAATTTAATGACATTTAAAAAGGATACTTCCTTCTTAAGTCATTAATGTTACAACATCTCTGATGCTCTTTTAATTCACTTCTTATATTATAGACATATATCTTTATTAATAAAACATACCATACAATATAATTTTAAGTTTTGACAATACTGAACTTAATTTTACTATAGGATAACTTGTTTCTGCATCTAAAACAACTCTACTCTTTACCATCTTCCACCTAGATAGCTTCCAAGTTTTCTTTAAATCAGTCGCATTTCTCCTTATAGCCTTTCTTTCCCTTGCATTACCATCATAAAACACTACAAAATCGAATTCAGCATTTTCAGTATTAAATTCTGAATCAAATTTTTCAATAATACTATTAGGTGAAAGCAATAATCTACCAACTTTAGGCTGAAGATCAAATGTAATTCCTTTTTTATCACTTGAGCTTAAATATGCTTTATAAATTAGTTCACTACAAAACAAAGCATTATCTGTCATAATGTCAAAATTGTAATCATATGCCTTTCCTAAAGATTCAAAAGCAGTGAATAATGCCTTTAGTTTATCTTCTTTTGATAGTCTAGGGCGAAGAGCAGAAAAGTAATCTACCTTTGCAATGGCATCTAAAGGACTTATTACAACACCTGGAGCAATAACTTCAATAATATATTCTCTATTATTTATCTCTTTGCTCCATAAACTCTCATATACTTTAGGATATATTACCTTTACATACTCTGACACACATAAGCAATCTCCCAATAACATATCGCCAAAATACTCATCCAATTTTTCCAAACAACCTATATAAATACCAGTATGAGTCCAAAATCCCGGAAGTCCTATGTTCGTTAGCTGGTAATTATTCCTTTTTAAAAGAACATCCCCTGGTACCAATTCCTCTTTAAAAATATTGATATCTTCATTACTAATATATTTTTCTTTTCTACTAGAATAATCAACTCCAGTGATACTTATAGCAACCCATTTTTGGAATGGAAACCAAAAATCAAAAACATTTTTTCCAAAAAAATCGATCATATTGTTTTTAACAATGTTTCTATGGTTCCTTACAAGTTTAATAACATTCAAATAATTATAACTTGCATAATCTAATAATTGTGTTTCACTCTCATCTCTTTCAAATTCATAAACCTTATAGTAATTAACCTTAAAATCAAAATAATGCTTATTTCTATACAAAGATATCATATAAGATATTTCCGTAATTTCTTGTGTAATATAATAATATTGTTTTTTATTAATGTTGTATTCAGCTCTAGGTTCATTTAGCATTGACTCCAAATATTTGTTTTTCTCTATGACCCCTACGAGCAAAACAGAGTTTTTACGTATTGCTATGGTTGATGCATAAATTAATAATACATTTTTATATTTATTATAAGAATCTGAAGTATTCTTAAATAAAAGCTTATTTTTATATTTTTCTCTAATATCATTTAATTCATTATAACACCTTACATAACTAATCCATTTATCTAATATGTTTTGTTTATCTACTAATGACATATTTTGAATATTTGAAATAAATAGGCTTTCATTACTTTGAATCTCATTCATCACATGTTCTAATTCTTTTATAAGTTCTAAGGATTTTTTTATTTCCTCATCAACTGTTCTATGAACTAAGCCCATATCATTATCCTCGATTCCATTTCCAATTTAAAAGCAACATTTTATTTTAAATCTCCTTGCACAAATAAAAAAATGACATATATTATTAATATAACTAAATTTCAATCAAGTACATACCCCGCCCATAAATTGAGTTTGTCAATTAAATATTATTATACCATAGAACTCACTATTCCTTTAATATATAAATTATATAATTGAAATATTTCTATTTTTTTTTACCTTTTTCGAATTTTCAATGTTTCTTTTTACTCATTTATATGTATACTATCACTGTACGACAAATTGTAAGATAAAATGAATTTCTGGAGGCTCATATGTTTACAAGTGAACTATTATTACATTTTTTAAATTTATTATTTATTATTAATATCCTTTTCGCTTTTGCAGTTGTATTTCTTGAGCGAAAAAACCCTGCAAGCACTTGGACTTGGCTTATGGTATTACTATTTTTACCTAGCATAGGGTTTATTCTATACTTATTTCTTGGTCAAAATTTAAAAAAAAAGAAATTATTTTCACTAAAGAAAGAAGAAAAAGAAAATCTAGCATCAATTATAAATAAGCAAAAGGAGTTTTTGAGTAATGATACTCTAATTAAAACTAATCCTTTTTTAAGTAAATATTCTGATGTAATGAAACTCAATTTATGTAGTGATAATTCTTTCTACACTAATAATAATAATGTAACTATATTTACTGATGGTAAATCAAAATTTGACCAACTTAAAAAAAATCTTGAAGATGCAAAAATATTTATTCATATGGAGTATTATATATTTCAAAATGATAATTTAGGAGGAACGATTCTAGAAATTCTATGTAGGAAAGCCAAGGAAGGGGTAGAGGTAAAATTACTCTATGATGGTATGGGATGCCTTAAAGTGCATAAGAAGTTTTTTGCTCCCTTAATAGAAGCTGGTGGAAAAGTTTCATGTTTTTTTCCACCTTTTCTTCCGTATATAAATCTTCGTGTAAATTTTAGAAACCATCGTAAAATATGCACTATTGATGGTAAGTATGGTTATATCGGTGGTTTTAATATTGGCGACGAATATTTAGGACTTTCTAAAAAATTTGGATTTTGGCGAGATACACATTTATTCATACAAGGAGATGCACTTGATGCACTACAATTGCACTTCCTAATGGATTGGAGATTTGCTTCAAAAGAAAATTCTGTTTTTGATGACAAATATTTTCCCCATAGATCTCACCTTGGAAAAACAGGCCTTCAGATAGTTTCAAGTGGTCCTGATTCCACTTGGAATTCTATTAAAAATGGCTATTTAAAAATGATAAGTAAAGCTGAAAAGAACATTTATATAGAAACTCCTTACTTTATTCCAGATGACAGTATACTTGAGGCTTTAAGGATAGCATCCTTGTCCGGGGTAGATGTCCGTATAATTATACCAAGTAAACCAGACCATCCCTTTGTATATTGGGCTTCTACATCTTATATGGGAGATCTCCTCGATTCTGGTGTCAAATGTTATACCTATACCAAAGGCTTTCTTCATAGTAAATTTCTCTCTATTGATGGATCTATAAGCTCTGTAGGTACAGCAAATCTAGATATTCGAAGCTTCACTTTAAACTTCGAAATTAATGCTTTTATTTATGATAAAGAGATCACATCTGACCTAGATCGTTTTTTTATTGATGATTTGAAATCTTGTGATGAACTAACTCTAAAAAAATATACTAACAGAAGTTTTATTGTTAAATTCAAGGAATCTATTTCTCGATTGCTTTCTCCAATACTATAATAATTAACCCCACAAACTTTTAATATTTGTGGGGTATTGTTTAGTTAGTTTTTATTATAGGTATACTAAATGAGAAATCAGTTCCTTTTCCTATTTCACTTTCGACCCATATTTCTCCGCCATGTTCTTCAATAATATACTTACATATAGATAACCCAAGCCCTGTACCTGTAGGTTTATCTGTAAGTGTATCACCTACTTGACTGAATTTTTTAAATATATATTTTTTATCTTCCTCTCTAATACCTACCCCTGTGTCGCTAATACTTACTATTATATTCTCCGCAACTACTCTTGCGCTACATACTATACATCCTTTTTCCGTAAATTTTATAGCATTAGAAATAAGATTGATTATTACTTGCATCAATTTGTCTTTATCCGCCATAATTTCAGGAAGTGTTTCACTTATGCTTTGTATAACCTGGAGAGATTTATCTCTGATAATGGGATTCGTTAATGTTATTACTTGTGTTATAATTTCTTCTATATCAATTTTCCTCATATTTAATAAAACTTTTCCTGCTTCCATCCTTGATATATCTAATAGGTCATTTATAAGACTCGATAATCTTTCCCCTTCTGATAATATTATATTTACATTTCTCTTTATTTTGACTACTGCACTTTGGTTTTTTTCAATTGAAAGATCTAATTCTGGTACTATAGTCCCTTCAAATTTTCGCTTAACCATTTCTGTAAAACCAATTATCGATGTTAACGGAGTTCGAAGTTCATGAGAAACTGTGGACAAGAAATCCGTTTTCGTCTCATCTATATCTTTTAGCTTTTTGAAAAGCTTAGCATTTTCTATTGCTACAGCTACTTGACTAACTATTGAATAAGCATTTCCTCTATAACTTTCATTGTATGCTGCCTTCTTATAATTAACCATTATTACAACTCCATATATTTCATCTTTATAAATTATTGGAATCATTAATAGGCTTCTCATGTGATATAATAATAATTGTAATTTGGCACTATATTTCGCATAATCTACTTTCTTTAAA
This window of the Clostridium estertheticum genome carries:
- the truA gene encoding tRNA pseudouridine(38-40) synthase TruA; the encoded protein is MRNIKIVIEYDGTRYKGWQRLGDSDNTIQHKIEAVLSKMAEENIEITASGRTDAGVHASNQVANFRTDCTMPTHKMRSYCYEFLPEDIVIKSVEEVDLNFHARYNAKVKKYIYNICNNKVHDVFTRKYDYHVPLPLNIEKMRKAAEILVGEHDFQSFTTLKTKKKSTIRTIYTINIINDDGNIEISVQGNGFMKNMVRIIVGTLVEVGLGERDENEISDILDRKERKYAGHIAPAKGLFLEEVNY
- a CDS encoding YiiX/YebB-like N1pC/P60 family cysteine hydrolase; amino-acid sequence: MGLVHRTVDEEIKKSLELIKELEHVMNEIQSNESLFISNIQNMSLVDKQNILDKWISYVRCYNELNDIREKYKNKLLFKNTSDSYNKYKNVLLIYASTIAIRKNSVLLVGVIEKNKYLESMLNEPRAEYNINKKQYYYITQEITEISYMISLYRNKHYFDFKVNYYKVYEFERDESETQLLDYASYNYLNVIKLVRNHRNIVKNNMIDFFGKNVFDFWFPFQKWVAISITGVDYSSRKEKYISNEDINIFKEELVPGDVLLKRNNYQLTNIGLPGFWTHTGIYIGCLEKLDEYFGDMLLGDCLCVSEYVKVIYPKVYESLWSKEINNREYIIEVIAPGVVISPLDAIAKVDYFSALRPRLSKEDKLKALFTAFESLGKAYDYNFDIMTDNALFCSELIYKAYLSSSDKKGITFDLQPKVGRLLLSPNSIIEKFDSEFNTENAEFDFVVFYDGNARERKAIRRNATDLKKTWKLSRWKMVKSRVVLDAETSYPIVKLSSVLSKLKIILYGMFY
- the cls gene encoding cardiolipin synthase, with translation MFTSELLLHFLNLLFIINILFAFAVVFLERKNPASTWTWLMVLLFLPSIGFILYLFLGQNLKKKKLFSLKKEEKENLASIINKQKEFLSNDTLIKTNPFLSKYSDVMKLNLCSDNSFYTNNNNVTIFTDGKSKFDQLKKNLEDAKIFIHMEYYIFQNDNLGGTILEILCRKAKEGVEVKLLYDGMGCLKVHKKFFAPLIEAGGKVSCFFPPFLPYINLRVNFRNHRKICTIDGKYGYIGGFNIGDEYLGLSKKFGFWRDTHLFIQGDALDALQLHFLMDWRFASKENSVFDDKYFPHRSHLGKTGLQIVSSGPDSTWNSIKNGYLKMISKAEKNIYIETPYFIPDDSILEALRIASLSGVDVRIIIPSKPDHPFVYWASTSYMGDLLDSGVKCYTYTKGFLHSKFLSIDGSISSVGTANLDIRSFTLNFEINAFIYDKEITSDLDRFFIDDLKSCDELTLKKYTNRSFIVKFKESISRLLSPIL
- a CDS encoding GAF domain-containing sensor histidine kinase; this encodes MIKILSTKFYLYIGVIIIINIIIMYIVTKIIMYKKSKEFDKKIISNIDIFKSTTNIKDIFNKLLNNLYKNSAYDAAISILKNDTDFKIMAIHGAGVELNTSNCIQDENFINLINRVIESGTMYYIQDLKKVDYAKYSAKLQLLLYHMRSLLMIPIIYKDEIYGVVIMVNYKKAAYNESYRGNAYSIVSQVAVAIENAKLFKKLKDIDETKTDFLSTVSHELRTPLTSIIGFTEMVKRKFEGTIVPELDLSIEKNQSAVVKIKRNVNIILSEGERLSSLINDLLDISRMEAGKVLLNMRKIDIEEIITQVITLTNPIIRDKSLQVIQSISETLPEIMADKDKLMQVIINLISNAIKFTEKGCIVCSARVVAENIIVSISDTGVGIREEDKKYIFKKFSQVGDTLTDKPTGTGLGLSICKYIIEEHGGEIWVESEIGKGTDFSFSIPIIKTN